A stretch of DNA from Pontiella agarivorans:
GCTGTTCAGGAGTTTTCCGATGCCGTTACCGGCCAGAAAATTCTGCTGTTCCGGATGGCGTTGCTGTTTTCGGTGGGGGTTCCGTCGCTGCAGGTGGCTGCGGCCCGGCAGTCGGGATTTATCGGCCACTGGAAATGGGTGGTTCCTGCGTATGCAGCGGGGGCGTTGGTTGCGGTCGTTTATGTGGTTTATATGGATGCGGCAATGAGCGGATTTATTTTTACTGAGGAGATGCTTTCCGCATCTCCTGTGCCGGCGACTATTCGCACCGGACGGGGAATACTGCTCTACGGGGCATTGATCACTCTGGTGCTGCCGTCAGGATTTTTAATGGTTCGGGAATTGTCGGGCGGCCGGAACCGGACCTTGTCGGGATTTCTTTCCGGGGCATTGATTTTCGGTATTTTTATGATGGTGGGGGTTTCCGGGGATCACCGCGTTGCATTTTATTATACGGGGTCGGTGATTCCGGCCTGCTGCTGGGCGTGGTCGGTTTTTCAGGATATTCGCGATATGAAAGGCCGTGCCGCACTGCTTAAAGAAGAGCTGCAGTATCTTGTGCTATCCGGAAAAAAAGCCGATGTGCCGCGTATCGGTGAACTGCTCCGCACGCTTGAAGCGCTTTCCGAGGGCAATCTGGATCGGTATAAAATCCGGGTCCGCGAAATCCTGAGCATGCTCACGGATGTGACGATTACAGCCGGAGGAGATCCCGAAGGGCTGATTGAGCGTCACCGGGAGCAGGAGCGTGCCATTGAAGAAAGCGGAAATCCGGAAAACATCCGGGCGATTGCAGAGACAGAAGCGGCCGAGCTTTCTGCAATGATTGCGGATATTCCGGAGCAGCGGACCAATATGCTGGTGAATCGTGCGAAGGCCTATATCGGGGATCATTTCAGCGAGGGGGTCAGCGTGTCGATGGTGGCGGAGCAGCTGGGAGTCAGCCGGGCTCACTTGATGCGGGAGTTTAAAAAGGCCTCAGAGCAGACCGTAAATCAGTATATCACGACACTTCGCATGGAACGGGCCAAAGAGCTGCTGCGCGATCGGTCTGTTACGGATACGGCATTCGAAGTCGGCTATAATAATTCGAATTATTTCAGCACGGTGTTTAAAAAAACAGAAGGGCTCTCGCCGCTTGAGTTCAAAAAACTGCAGGAATTCGGATCCTGATTTTTCCCGTTTTCCTTGGAAATAAACCGAATATCACTATTTGAGAGATTTTATGGTCATCATTCCGGAGGCATGAAATCCTGAATCCATCTATTGCTGGTTCTGCGGCACATCACCGGGCGTGTGCTGCGGAGAGCGGAGTTCTCCGATAAACAGACAGGAGATGGAGTTATGATTCGAACACTGATTTTCACCTTTCTTACCGCACTGGCTTTTTCGGCAGGGGGGCGGGAGCATGCATCGTATTTTGAACCCGAAGTCATTCGTTCGACGATGAAGCGGGTGAATGCGTATGCTGTGGAGCATCCCTGGCGGGAATATGACCGCGACTGGATTCGGGCGACCCTCTATACCGGCGTGATGGAGGCCTACCATGCGACGGGTGATCCTGCCTATTTGCAGCAGGCAGAGACCTGGGCAGAGAAACACCACTATAGTCTGGGTCATGAACATTCCGGGTTCAACCGCATGTTCTGCACAATGACCTGGCTGGAACTCTATCTGCTGCAGCCTGATCCGAAAAAGATCGAGCATATTGAAGCGGGGCTGCAGAAGGAGAAGCTGTTTAAGCCTGAAATCGGAAGAATCTGGTATGGCCACGAGCCGCACCAGACAGATGCCGGCTGGGTTTATGCCGATTCACTGTACGCAGCACCTGCATTTGCCATGCTTTTTCAGGCAACGGGAAACCGGCACTATCTGGATCTGTTGCATGATGCATTCTGGAATATTACCGACAAAATTTATGATTCGGAGGATGATCTTTATTACCGGGACCCGCATTATATCGGAAAGAAATCGGCTTACGGCGAAAAGGTGCTCTGGGCGCGCGGAAACGGCTGGGTATTTGCGGGGATGGCGCGGCTGTTGAAGTATCTTCCGAAAGAGGATCCGTATTACGGGCGCTATGTTGAGCTGTACAAAAAGATGGCGGCTTCGCTGGCCGGACGGCAGGGCGATGACGGATTCTGGCGTGCGAACCTTGCCGATGACTGGCATTACCGGATGCCGGAAAGCAGCAGTACAGCCTTTTTTACGGCCGGTTTCGCCTGGGGAGTTCGGGAAGGAATTCTGGATGCGGCAACCTATCTTCCGGTGGTGATTCGCGGATGGGATGCGCTGAACAGTGCGATACATCCGGATGGTTTTATGGGATGGATTCAGCCGGTGGATGCCGCACCGCGACCGTCGCACCCGAAATCGACACAGGAATACGGGGTCGGCCTGTTTCTCTATGCCGGTGCTCAGGTATACCAATTGGTGAAAGAGGGGGTCATTACGCCCGAAGTGGTAAACGCCGGTCTTCCGGAGCAGAGCCGGCTGCTGCCTCCTGCCGCCTTTACGGATGCGTTTATCCCCGCAAACCATCCGGCGGCAAAGCAGATGAATGCTTTTCTTGCTCACCAGTCACGGAAGGAAATAAAGCCGCTTGGGTATAAACGCGAGGACTATCTTGAGGTGATCGCCGGGCAGGTGAAGGTGATGCATACTTTTCAGAATAAGGAAGGACGGATTATTGATCCGGTAGATCATATGGAGCGGTATTATTCCACTCCGTGTTATGCTCACAGTGTTGCTGCTCTGGCTGCTTCCGGTTATCCGGTCCGTGATGAGATTATTGAAAGCGGGATGAAGGCGCTGGATGTTGCGCTGGGTGATATGGCGGCTGACTCGGGGATGGGGCACAGCGATTTTTATACGTGGCCGATGGTACTCGCCGTGGAGCTTCTCGACGGAGTAGCTTCCGAAGAACGGAAAGCGGAATGGCGGCGGAAGCTGGGTGAAATCGACCACACAAAATATCATTTCTACCGGAAGCCGGTGGATCCGCTGGACCATCGCGGATTTTATAAAATCTACAATGGCCATTTTGCGATCAACTGGAATCTGGTTCATACTGCCGGAGAATGGGCGCGAACGCGTCATGGTTTCGGTGATCCGTGGTATGTGGATTACTGTCTGACCATGCAGCTGAAAAACTTTTCAAAATACGGTATGTATAACGAGGGAGGGAATCCGCTGGCCTATGACCTTTTTGCGCGGCATTACCTGAATGGCATGCTGGAAAAAGGCTACGATTCATATGTTTATTCAACCTATCGGGATATTCTGTGGCGCGGTGCGTGGACTTCGCTGCTGATGCAGTCACCGTTTGGTGAGCTGCCGACCGGGTTTCGCAGTTCGCACCATATCTGGAACGAGGCCGAGCAGGCGGTTGTTTTTGAAATATATGCCGCGGCTTATGCCAAAGCCGGAAAGAAAGCCGAGGCGGGGGCATTCAAGCGGGCCGCAAATCTTTCGCTCGCATCCGTTAAAAGCTGGATGCGGCCCGACGGCACGGGTTATGTGGTGAAAAACCGTTATCCGATCGAAGCGAAGCATGGCTATGAACGTTATTCCAAGCATTCGTGTTACAACCTGCTGACCTGTTCGATGCTGGCGCAGGCGTGGCAGTTTGCGGATGATTCAATTGAAGAACTTCCGGCTCCGGCCGATACGGGCGGTTATGTTGTTCCGGTGCTGAGGCATTTCCGGAAAATTTTTGCCAATGCTGCCGGAAATTATGTGGAATATGATATCAACGGCGATCACCAATACAATCCGACCGGACTGCTGCGTATTCACCTGAAAAACGGGCACCCGCAGCTGGGTCCTTCTGACGGAGCCGCTTCGCAGTTCAGCGGTAAGGGCGTGAATCTGGCCGTGGGGCCGTCATGGAAAAAGGCAGATGGAACATGGGAGAAACTGGCAGACTATAATGGAAAGAATCCGTGGATCGAAATTCTGGAGGAATCCGTTGATACGGTCCGTTTTAAGGTGGTCTATCCGGATGTAACCCAGACGATTACGGTCGATAGCCGCGGGGTGACGGTGGAGGATGTGGTGAAAGACTCCGATAAAATCCGGGTTTCCTTTCCTGCACTGGTCTTCGATGGAAGAGAACGCACGCTGGTTGAGCTTAAAGAGCATCAGCTCAGGTTGACGTTGAATGGTAAAGGCGTGGTTTTTTCCGTGCTTCAACCCGCCGGTCTTCAGCTGAAGCGCTCCGGTGTGGAGCTGAATCATCGAAATGGCGTGGTTGAGGAATTTTCAGCGGAAACTCCGGGGAGCCGCATTATATACCGGATTTCCGCAACGCCCGGAGCAACCCCCTAAACACAAAAAGCCCGGAATGTTGATTCCGGGCTTTAAGTTCCAAGGATTGGAAACGGGATCGGTCAGTGGTTTTCCTGCAGGATGCAGAGCATCCGGCGCAGCGGTTCGGCAGCTCCCCAGAGGAGCTGGTCGCCGACGGTGAAGATGTTCACGTATTCCGGGCCCATTTTCATTTTACGAATACGGCCGACCGGTACGGTCAGCGTTCCGCTGATGGCGGCGGGAGTCAGACGCGCGAGCGTTTCTTCCTTATTGTTCGGAACCACGTCAATCCAGTCGTTGTCACCGCGCAGAATATCTTCAATCTGCTCAACGGAAACATCCTGGTTGAGTTTGACGGTCAGCGCCTGGCTGTGCGAGCGCATCGCGCCAATACGGACGCAGGTGCCGTCGATCGGAACCAGCGGGTCGTTCTGCAGAATCTTGTTGGTTTCCACATAGCCTTTCCACTCTTCCTTGGTTTGACCGTCATCCACCGCTTTATCGATCCACGGAATCAATGAGCCGGCGAGCGGAGCGCCAAACTGTTCCGTCGGCATCGCTTCGCTGCGCAGGGCTTCGCTGACCTTGCGGTCGATGTCCAGAATGGCGGATGCCGGATTTTTGAGTTCTTCCACCGCGGCTTCAAACAAATGACCTTTCTGGGCCAGCAGTTCGCGCATGTTCTGGGCGCCGGCACCGGAGGCGGCCTGATAGGTCATGGAGGAAACCCATTCAACGAGTCCGGCTTTGAAGAGGCCGCCGATACCCATAAGCATCAGCGAAACGGTGCAGTTACCGCCGATAAAATCTTTTTTCCCGTCGGCCAGGGCCTGGTCGATGACCGGGCGGTTGACCGGATCAAGCACGATGGTGGCCTGATCGGCCATGCGCAGGGTGGAAGCGGCATCGATCCAATAGCCGTTCCAACCTTTGGAACGCAGTTCGGGGTGTACCTTTTCGGTGTAGCCGCCGCCCTGGCAGGTGATGATGGCATCCATTTCCATCAGGGCATCAAAGTCATAGGCGTCGACGAGTGTGGATTCGCCTTTCCCAACATTCGGGGCGGCCTGTCCGGCCTGGGATGTGGTGAAGAAGACCGGATCGATATGCTCAAAATCATTTTCCGCACGCATGCGTTCCATCAGCACCGAGCCGACCATGCCGCGCCATCCAATTAGTCCAGTTTTCATAGGGTTTTCTCCGTTTTCGTTCACAAAGGTGGGCACGCTATTTGATTTGCTCCGGGAACGCAAGTCGCTATTGGGCGGGGATTCGCGGTGCGGGAGGATCGTTGTTTTGGTCCATGATATTTCGCTGTGGGGGTGGCCCGGCCATCGGATGCATCGTGCCGGCCCTGTAGCCGCGATCCATGATCGCGGAGCTGCCTTCGGCGTGCTCGGGGTCGGGACCCGCCTGCTTACGCGCCGGGCGGCATTTTGATTTGTATTCCCTTCGCGAGTCGTTAGTGTTCCCGGCTGTTTAACACGCAACGTGGCGGGGATATTGATAAAATGTGGATTTGGCTGGGACTCTGTTCAATGTTGCTGCTCGGATTTTACGATCTGAGTAAAAAGCATGCGCTCACGGATAATGCGGTCCTGCCGACGCTGTTTTTTTCGAATCTTGCAGGGGCCTGCATGGTGGTTCCGATCATTCTGATTTCTCTGTGGCTTCCGGAGGCGGCTCAACGTACCGGGCTTTATGCTGCGCCGCTGACGCCGGGCGGGCACGGACTGCTGGTGCTGAAATCGATGATCGTCGGTTCGTCCTGGATCTGTGCATTTTTTGCGATGAAGCATCTGCCGATTTCGATGGTTTCACCGATCCGCGCTTCGGGGCCGCTGTGGACATTGCTCGGAGCGGTGGTGCTGTTTGGCGAAATGCCGTCACCGATGCAGTGGGTGGGGATGATTCTTATTTTTGCAGGTTATTTCGGATTTTCTGTTCTCGGCCGCGCAGAGGGGATTCATTTTCACCGCAGTCTCTGGGTGGGTCTCATTTTCGCGGCGACGCTGATCGGAACGTGCAGTACGCTGATGGATAAATGGCTGATTCAGCGAATGGATTTTGAACCGATGCAGGTGCTGGTCTGGTATTCACTCTACAATTTTATCTTTTTTACCATCGTGAATGCGGTGTTCTGGTTTCCGAAGCGGAAATCGACAACGCCGTTCCGGTGGCGCTGGACCGTTCCAATGATTGGAATACTGCTGGTGCTTTCCGACTGGGTCTATTTCATGGCCGTGGAAAATCCTGAGGCGCTCATTGTGATTCTCTCGGTGCTCCGGCGCTGCAGTGTGCTGGTGGGCTTTTTTGTCGGGGCTCTTATTTTCAAAGAAGTCAATAAGCGGAAAAAGTCCTGGGTGCTGGCCGGAATCATGGTCGGCGTGCTTTTAATTATTCTTGCGGGTTAGTAGAACAGGGCGCTGATGAAAGTTGTTTTGAAACATAACGGGCGCTGGCTGCATTTCCAATGTCCGGAAAAAGTGTTGATCGCGGAATGTATCGATGAGGTGATGCCTGCGATTGCCGAGGCGGAACGGTCGGGGCTGTATGCGGCGGGGTTTATTTCCTACGAAGCTGCGCCCGCGTTTGATGCTGCGCTGAAAACGCACCCGGCGAATGGATTTCCATTGCTGATGCTGGGATTGTTTAATGCCCCCGAAGTTTTGGATGAAATCGAACTTTGTGGAGGGCGGGGCTCTGCCCGAGCCGATTCTGGCTGTGGCTTGGACAGAGCCTCGCCTTCCAGATATTCCATCGGCGAGCTGAAACCATCCGTCTCCAAGGAAGAATTCAAAGCGGCGATCGGTGAAATCAAAGAACGGATAGCTGAAGGGGCAACTTATCAGGTCAATTACACCTACCGTCTGAATGCTGATTTTCTGGGAGATGCCTGGGCCTTTTTTAATGAACTGGTCAAAGGACAGAAGACGGAGTACGCGGCATTTATTGAAACGGATGATTTTGCAGTCTGCTCGGCGTCGCCGGAGCTCTTTTTCAGTTTTGGAGAAGGGGAGATTATTTCCCGTCCCATGAAGGGAACGGCCAGGCGCGGGTTGACGTTTTCCATGGATTGTAAACAGGCCGAAGCGTTGCGGCGGTCGGAAAAAGACCGTGCCGAAAATATTATGATTGTCGACATGATCCGCAATGATATCGGCCGGGTTGCCACGCCGGGCAGTGTTGAAACGGTTAGCACGTTTGATGTCGAAAAATACCCGACCGTTTGGCAGATGACTTCCACTGTGACTGGAACACTTCTGAAAAAAAATCCTTCACCACCCGCTTTGCCAGAGGACATAGAGAGCACGGAGATCAGTCCTCTGTGTTCCTCCGTGCCCTCTGTGGTGAAGATTCTGAAATCCCTGTTCCCGTGTGCTTCGATTACCGGTGCGCCGAAGGCGAAGACGA
This window harbors:
- a CDS encoding helix-turn-helix transcriptional regulator — its product is MPDIPKEYIENLLAPLLAAQIFMGVLIYVLIVRKRISADYKLLVCFLLTFTIFLAGRAVQEFSDAVTGQKILLFRMALLFSVGVPSLQVAAARQSGFIGHWKWVVPAYAAGALVAVVYVVYMDAAMSGFIFTEEMLSASPVPATIRTGRGILLYGALITLVLPSGFLMVRELSGGRNRTLSGFLSGALIFGIFMMVGVSGDHRVAFYYTGSVIPACCWAWSVFQDIRDMKGRAALLKEELQYLVLSGKKADVPRIGELLRTLEALSEGNLDRYKIRVREILSMLTDVTITAGGDPEGLIERHREQERAIEESGNPENIRAIAETEAAELSAMIADIPEQRTNMLVNRAKAYIGDHFSEGVSVSMVAEQLGVSRAHLMREFKKASEQTVNQYITTLRMERAKELLRDRSVTDTAFEVGYNNSNYFSTVFKKTEGLSPLEFKKLQEFGS
- a CDS encoding glycoside hydrolase family 88/105 protein gives rise to the protein MIRTLIFTFLTALAFSAGGREHASYFEPEVIRSTMKRVNAYAVEHPWREYDRDWIRATLYTGVMEAYHATGDPAYLQQAETWAEKHHYSLGHEHSGFNRMFCTMTWLELYLLQPDPKKIEHIEAGLQKEKLFKPEIGRIWYGHEPHQTDAGWVYADSLYAAPAFAMLFQATGNRHYLDLLHDAFWNITDKIYDSEDDLYYRDPHYIGKKSAYGEKVLWARGNGWVFAGMARLLKYLPKEDPYYGRYVELYKKMAASLAGRQGDDGFWRANLADDWHYRMPESSSTAFFTAGFAWGVREGILDAATYLPVVIRGWDALNSAIHPDGFMGWIQPVDAAPRPSHPKSTQEYGVGLFLYAGAQVYQLVKEGVITPEVVNAGLPEQSRLLPPAAFTDAFIPANHPAAKQMNAFLAHQSRKEIKPLGYKREDYLEVIAGQVKVMHTFQNKEGRIIDPVDHMERYYSTPCYAHSVAALAASGYPVRDEIIESGMKALDVALGDMAADSGMGHSDFYTWPMVLAVELLDGVASEERKAEWRRKLGEIDHTKYHFYRKPVDPLDHRGFYKIYNGHFAINWNLVHTAGEWARTRHGFGDPWYVDYCLTMQLKNFSKYGMYNEGGNPLAYDLFARHYLNGMLEKGYDSYVYSTYRDILWRGAWTSLLMQSPFGELPTGFRSSHHIWNEAEQAVVFEIYAAAYAKAGKKAEAGAFKRAANLSLASVKSWMRPDGTGYVVKNRYPIEAKHGYERYSKHSCYNLLTCSMLAQAWQFADDSIEELPAPADTGGYVVPVLRHFRKIFANAAGNYVEYDINGDHQYNPTGLLRIHLKNGHPQLGPSDGAASQFSGKGVNLAVGPSWKKADGTWEKLADYNGKNPWIEILEESVDTVRFKVVYPDVTQTITVDSRGVTVEDVVKDSDKIRVSFPALVFDGRERTLVELKEHQLRLTLNGKGVVFSVLQPAGLQLKRSGVELNHRNGVVEEFSAETPGSRIIYRISATPGATP
- the asd gene encoding aspartate-semialdehyde dehydrogenase, with translation MKTGLIGWRGMVGSVLMERMRAENDFEHIDPVFFTTSQAGQAAPNVGKGESTLVDAYDFDALMEMDAIITCQGGGYTEKVHPELRSKGWNGYWIDAASTLRMADQATIVLDPVNRPVIDQALADGKKDFIGGNCTVSLMLMGIGGLFKAGLVEWVSSMTYQAASGAGAQNMRELLAQKGHLFEAAVEELKNPASAILDIDRKVSEALRSEAMPTEQFGAPLAGSLIPWIDKAVDDGQTKEEWKGYVETNKILQNDPLVPIDGTCVRIGAMRSHSQALTVKLNQDVSVEQIEDILRGDNDWIDVVPNNKEETLARLTPAAISGTLTVPVGRIRKMKMGPEYVNIFTVGDQLLWGAAEPLRRMLCILQENH
- a CDS encoding EamA family transporter, giving the protein MWIWLGLCSMLLLGFYDLSKKHALTDNAVLPTLFFSNLAGACMVVPIILISLWLPEAAQRTGLYAAPLTPGGHGLLVLKSMIVGSSWICAFFAMKHLPISMVSPIRASGPLWTLLGAVVLFGEMPSPMQWVGMILIFAGYFGFSVLGRAEGIHFHRSLWVGLIFAATLIGTCSTLMDKWLIQRMDFEPMQVLVWYSLYNFIFFTIVNAVFWFPKRKSTTPFRWRWTVPMIGILLVLSDWVYFMAVENPEALIVILSVLRRCSVLVGFFVGALIFKEVNKRKKSWVLAGIMVGVLLIILAG
- a CDS encoding bifunctional chorismate-binding protein/class IV aminotransferase; its protein translation is MKVVLKHNGRWLHFQCPEKVLIAECIDEVMPAIAEAERSGLYAAGFISYEAAPAFDAALKTHPANGFPLLMLGLFNAPEVLDEIELCGGRGSARADSGCGLDRASPSRYSIGELKPSVSKEEFKAAIGEIKERIAEGATYQVNYTYRLNADFLGDAWAFFNELVKGQKTEYAAFIETDDFAVCSASPELFFSFGEGEIISRPMKGTARRGLTFSMDCKQAEALRRSEKDRAENIMIVDMIRNDIGRVATPGSVETVSTFDVEKYPTVWQMTSTVTGTLLKKNPSPPALPEDIESTEISPLCSSVPSVVKILKSLFPCASITGAPKAKTMEIIQSLETSPRRIYTGSIGFITPQGEAGFNVAIRTALIQNGRLEFGVGGGIVWDSDAESEYEETLTKARVLTQSRPDFQLLETMLWEPESGIFLLNEHLQRLAESAAFFDIPLELHPVQELLETLEHTCAGVHHRVRLLVSRDGEVDVQTAAVEPGGEKGLMRAAVADAPVDSQHLFLYHKTTHRDVYENAKAAFPDYDEVILWNEKGEVTEGTFTNVVISRDGKKITPPVECGLLAGTFREYLLKTGEVEEGIVMRDELKQADNVWLVNSVRKWQNVVIGGLR